The following proteins are encoded in a genomic region of Sparus aurata chromosome 23, fSpaAur1.1, whole genome shotgun sequence:
- the carhsp1 gene encoding calcium-regulated heat-stable protein 1, which translates to MMSSQATPIQGSRAVTPPLSSAGPPRSPLSTESLHPPPCRHRDRSPSPMRGYLIPSPLPTRRTRTCSATARASEGPLFYGVCKCFSRSKGHGFITPSDGGKDIFVHISDIEGEYVPIEGDEVSYKLCSIPPKHEKVQAVEVTITHLKPGTKHETWAGRVVSS; encoded by the exons ATGATGTCATCTCAGGCCACGCCAATCCAGGGGTCACGAGCGGTGACCCCTCCGCTGAGCTCTGCTGGACCCCCACGTTCTCCACTGTCAACAG agtCCCTGCATCCTCCACCCTGCAGACACAGAGACCGCTCGCCTTCCCCCATGAGAGGCTACCTCATTCCCAGCCCTCTGCCCACACGCAGGACCAGGACCTGCTCAGC gacgGCCCGTGCATCAGAGGGTCCGCTGTTTTATGgtgtgtgcaaatgtttttCCCGCTCCAAAGGCCACGGCTTCATCACGCCATCAGACGGGGGCAAAGACATCTTTGTCCACATTTCAGA CATCGAGGGCGAGTATGTGCCGATTGAAGGCGACGAGGTGTCCTACAAGCTCTGCTCCATCCCTCCCAAACATGAGAAGGTCCAGGCAGTGGAGGTGACCATAACCCACCTCAAGCCGGGAACCAAACACGAGACCTGGGCAGGACGCGTCGTCAGCAGCTGA